TTCACAGCAGTGAATCCACAAACACAAACTGCTTCTCCTCTAGGAAAAATCTACCTGTAAGTCACTAcccacagaaacaaaagccGAGTGGCACCAACCCAGCTGGTCTGGGGCAAGCGATGACACAGCACAGCCCAAAGGGATTGTCTCATCAATAATTCcatcttattttcaaatttgcaCTGTAACATATTGCTATGTACAAGTCTTGGCACGGGAAGCCAGAGAAGTTGTTACAACTTCAAAGTAAGCAACAGGCTTAAAATCTCACGGCCCTGTGTCAATACCGcatattaaaattatatctAACATATCACTTATCTTCTTCTTAAACTTGATTTCAGTGGTAGTGCAGTAATTGAAATCATAACAACAATCACAAGTACTTTCAGCTTTGATTTGTCGACATCATTTAACTAGTAAATCAGAGCCAAGCCTTACACTGATAAATATGACCCATTTTGTCCCCCCTTCCCACACGACACTTTTAAATGTCCCAGAAGTCACGGTTCCACTCCTAAAAAtgaatctggatttttttctcatcctagTGGCAGAACCAGACAAGTACGTAGCTTGCCAGCAGGACGACTACTCTACGGCTGCCAGACATCACCTGAAATTTAACTCGATTCCCTGGCTTGTCACACACAAATTTCAGTACAGTAGAAACATTCTTCTTTCACAAGATAAGAAGGTTCAGCACCACAGATAGCAGATCTCTCCCATTTCCGATGGAAACATTTTGTGACCAAGCAGCTCGGAATTGCACCCTGCACCCACCTCCAAAAAGCTGCGTGGTCTGAGCAGCTCCTTCCTAGCTAGCTCATTTTACAGCATGAATTACTTACACGCATGCCTGACATTTAGAAAACATCTCGTATGTTTTAACATTTTCGGTATAGTCTATACATTTCATCATGTTACCACATTCACATCATCACGGACTTCTGCGCTCCGAGATACTTTGCTGCGGACCGAAACTGGAAACGGAGGAAGGACCGGACCGGACAAACACAGAAACGAAACACTCAGCTCTGCACCACTACGGAAAGATCCTTGAGCCACTTTACAAGAACAGCTACAATTCAGttgcatttccatttaaaaaaaaaaaaaaacagtttttacttTAATCATTCTTCTCCCGGTcggaatttgcattttttctcccAGGGGAGCCGCCAGCCACCGCTGGAGAATCGCCCAAAACATCGTCTGGATGCGGCTGGAGGGAGGCTTTGGCTGGAGAGTCCCCCTGTATCTTACGGGAGGTCTCTATCACAGAGTTTCTCAGCGTATCGTTCATTTCTATTACCTCAAAGTCCGCTTCGTTCCACTCTCCCGCgtcctcctcatcctcttcGTCCTCGTTAAGCCCCGAATTCGACAACAGAGCTTTGCGGTCCTCGCTCTCGCTCCTTGCTTTCGACTCGCTCTCCCCGGGCGCGTTGGCCAGTTTGTACATCACGGGGAACAGCAGCACCGTCACGGCAGAGGTTGCCAGGGCCGTGTACATGACCACGGGGACATGGTTAAACTGCCCCTGCAGGTACCCGACCGCCGCGGGGATACACATCTCCCCAAGGGCGGCTCCGACCACGAACAAGGAAGCCGACTTGCCCTGTATGACCGTGTACTGCTCGATCCAGGAAATGCCGCTGGGGAAGATGGTGGCCATCGACGCTCCGTACACAGCAGTCCCGACCCACAGGGAAACCGCGTACTGCGCCAAGAACGCCAAGCACGAGGAGGAGACGGCGGAGCCGACGAGGCTCAGCAGGATCATAGTACCAGGGTACAGGCAAGCAGCGCAAAATATTGCCACCCCTCTGCAAGCAGCAAACGCGCCCCAGAAGACGGAATTCAAAGCAGCTGCTTCGTTTTCATTCATCTCAGCAAAGACCTTTGCATAAGTAAATATGTAGGAGCCGTAAGTAACCTCCGCTCCCACGtagcagaagaagaaaatgaaaaggagaatgATAAGGGCGTAGTGGTATTTGGCAACCTTGCATTTCTGCACAGAAGCCTTTGATTTGTCTCGGGCTGAGCCGCTCtttgaatacaaaataaaaaagaagaaggacACAAACAGGAGGTAGGTCCCTATGACAACATAGGACCACAGGAACTCTGCACCGAGGCGGTGCCTCAGCGCTAGCGGAGCCGACGCTGTGGGCACAGGTCTCGGGGCAGACTGGTTTGTCTTCTCACCTACTGGAAGGTCTCTAGGTTCGGAACTTCCCAGTGCCATTTTAGCCAGAATCGGAGCCACAAACGCACCTATAGCAAAACTGAAGTGCAAAGCCTGCATGTGCGGTCCGGCCTCTATCCCCCACGTGTTCAGTGCAAGCACATTGCCACCTGCagatgggagagagaaggaCTCGTTCATTTCAGCCTTAAACCAGATACCctttcaaaaagggaaaaaacaaaaaaaaaaacctctgcatTATGAATTCCGTTTGCGATACTACCCACTTCAGCAAACACAATGTGCAGAAGTGTAATTAATGTCACTCTGCACCTTAAGCTCACGTGCCTGGTTGCAATTTCGGAGGGTATTCGCAGCGGTTAAAACAAAGAGCCACAAATTGGCTTAATCGAGCAACAACGGCCGT
This genomic stretch from Anser cygnoides isolate HZ-2024a breed goose chromosome 3, Taihu_goose_T2T_genome, whole genome shotgun sequence harbors:
- the MFSD4B gene encoding sodium-dependent glucose transporter 1 — translated: MGGAERKKHVRFAAGTGAGSGTGPGPAPRSPGPERAEVPAAAGRCGGEGAALRWCISGALCAAFLGLGMSIAVLGPTFQNLAENVRRNVTDIYFVFVGRSLGYLGGSVLGGVLFDCVNAHLLLALSMLGTTVGLYGIPWCKKSLLLTVLMSVIGASMGVLDTGGNVLALNTWGIEAGPHMQALHFSFAIGAFVAPILAKMALGSSEPRDLPVGEKTNQSAPRPVPTASAPLALRHRLGAEFLWSYVVIGTYLLFVSFFFFILYSKSGSARDKSKASVQKCKVAKYHYALIILLFIFFFCYVGAEVTYGSYIFTYAKVFAEMNENEAAALNSVFWGAFAACRGVAIFCAACLYPGTMILLSLVGSAVSSSCLAFLAQYAVSLWVGTAVYGASMATIFPSGISWIEQYTVIQGKSASLFVVGAALGEMCIPAAVGYLQGQFNHVPVVMYTALATSAVTVLLFPVMYKLANAPGESESKARSESEDRKALLSNSGLNEDEEDEEDAGEWNEADFEVIEMNDTLRNSVIETSRKIQGDSPAKASLQPHPDDVLGDSPAVAGGSPGRKNANSDREKND